In the Colletotrichum lupini chromosome 1, complete sequence genome, one interval contains:
- a CDS encoding tyrosine phosphatase: QPPRQIFLPTSLRLVLAKHFDQKPSYSYASREEKDNTYRFAHTTTYPFLTFLRNPELYYPRTPEDISTATPVNSHAIKLTPRSLHPRLTPLPHTMAGAVVSKRSARQFLEDEGGHPAEHPTYHPARRNSKQDDPVPVEMADKYQIKGPSRQGSRESVAGSDSTLEGSLQKQIMKAIEDDSQTAAIIGEKTLARREDGLLKVNDQAKSPLGPTMSPDIERVLPIDGRPINFGVVVPGVYRSSYPKPEDFGFIRNLGLKSIVTLVQKDDVDEPYTAFMSSNGIRHHVFNMKGTKKEAIPIRTMKSILRLVLNREHHPLLIHCNHGKHRTGCVVGVVRKVTGWELNTIVDEYRAYAEPKIRDCDVKYLTDFDLSDLSNLFVHEANMRFRIRHFMRVTLFTVFVVFVWFISGHRMQTTARRVKEVK; this comes from the exons CAACCCCCAAGGCAGATCTTTCTACCCACTTCACTTCGTCTCGTCTTGGCCAAGCATTTCGACCAAAAGCCAAGCTATTCGTACGCCAGCAGAGAAGAAAAAG ACAACACGTACCGCTTCGCTCACACGACCACTTACCCTTTCCTAACCTTTCTCCGAAACCCTGAACTTTACTACCCACGAACCCCAGAAGACATAAGTACTGCAACACCCGTGAACAGTCACGCGATCAAGCTCACTCCACGATCACTCCACCCACGACTTACACCATTACCCCATACCATGGCTGGTGCCGTGGTCTCCAAACGAAGTGCGAGACAGTTCCTCGAAGACGAAGGCGGTCATCCCGCAGAGCATCCTACCTACCACCCCGCGAGACGCAACTCCAAGCAAGACGATCCCGTCCCTGTTGAGATGGCCGACAAGTACCAAATCAAGGGCCCTTCGCGGCAAGGATCGCGCGAGTCCGTAGCTGGCTCCGACTCTACACTAGAAGGTTCTTTACAGAAGCAGATCATGAAAGCGATTGAAGACGATTCCCAAACGGCCGCCATTATTGGAGAGAAGACATTGGCCAGGCGTGAGGATGGACTCCTCAAAGTCAACGACCAGGCGAAATCGCCTCTGGGCCCTACTATGTCGCCTGATATTGAGCGAGTCTTGCCAATTGATGGACGACCAATTAACTTTGGCGTTGTTGTCCCCGGAGTCTATCGAAGCAGCTATCCCAAGCCTGAAGACTTTGGCTTCATCCGCAATCTTGGTCTCAAATCAATTGT TACCCTTGTCCAAAAAGACGACGTCGATGAGCCTTACACTGCTTTCATGTCAAGCAACGGTATTCGTCACCATGTCTTTAACATGAAGGGTACCAAGAAGGAGGCCATTCCCATTCGCACAATGAAGTCAATCTTGCGGCTTGTTCTGAACCGAGAGCACCACCCCCTCCTCATTCACTGCAACCATGGCAAG CATCGCACTGGCTGTGTCGTTGGCGTGGTTCGCAAGGTGACGGGCTGGGAGCTCAACACCATTGTTGATGAGTACCGGGCATACGCTGAGCCCAAGATCAGAGACTGCGACGTTAAGTATCTCACCGACTTTGATCTCTCGGATCTTTCCAACCTGTTTGTCCACGAAGCGAACATGCGGTTTCGCATTCGACACTTTATGAGAGTGACCCTATTCACTGTCTTTGTCGTCTTCGTCTGGTTCATCTCGGGGCATAGAATGCAGACGACAGCCAGACGCGTCAAAGAAGTGAAGTAA